The window CCCCTGCTCCAGTTTcggacccccccccccccccccccttgtagctcctcttttcttttcttttttcctttcctgcCCCTTTGTTCTCTGCCACACTTGCTGCCACCAACAACCCCCACCTCAATCTTCCTTTTCCCGCTGCTTCCCATCCTCTCAATCCCCTCCAATCTCAACCACTCTCctagaaaaaatatatccatACTTTTCTCCTCGGGGTCCACAGCTAACCGGGGGGTCTTCATAATGGTTTtgacatataaataagattgtaagttgatcatatatttattataaatcatattattgttaatgaaatttgtcagtaataaatattttcagtaaacgcatcatgatatctcataggactGAAACAAAATGTTCTATTGGGATATCCAAATGATGTGTGTTCATGTAAacattttcaaagtcaatgaaCGAAGCAATCTAGAATTCATAACAAGAATCCTCATAACTTTTATTGCTTATTTGGAATATATCTTATAACTTTCATAACTTTCTCAAATTCCTTGTTGATTTTTTCCCAAATATTGAAGTCTATTGATGAAGTCGGTGAACTTAGTAAACATCCCAATAATAGATTcattatatttcataaaaagtAACCCATAACTACAAAAAATCAATTAACATTTAATTGATCTATTGTTATGTCGAGCTCATTCCATTATTGAATAGGTTTTAGAATAacccctttatttttttattatggttGAAAATTGGGACCAATAACATCCCAAATATCATAATCAATTTATCTTAAAAACCATGCTATCCTAGTTTTCTAATAAGAATAACCGGTTATCGAAAAGAATTGAGGCCGATTAATTGAAAAACCTTCCATATGGGATAAGTTGGAGGAAGTAGTCATGATCTCTCAAAcggttaaataaaaaacaagaatcCTAACTTTAATACCAATTGTGAAAATGACtaattagtttaaataaatCACTAAAGGTGGGGAAGGGTGTGAATTgggtgataaaatatttttcaaaccaatgaaccaaaaataaaaatataaagagatgGGAGAcaagacaaaaataataaagagagGTTAGGAGAAAATAAATGCAAACTATTTCATAGTGGTTTGTGAAGTCGCCTACATCAACTTTCCTCACTTTCTTAACTCCAAAGTTTGTCACATCATTCTCTAAACCAACAAGCTGTAAAAAACTTGAATCTTCTAAATggcaaaagaagaagaagatatttttataattttcatgatatttcattttttttttgttggttgttTGGATCACAAAAGGTCGAAAATGGAATATGACAAAAAATGAAACATCTTGaaaaaagttaataattatttgagaataTATTCCctctttgtctttatttttattttttacctgcatgtatagaataaaatttttatttttctttatttaaaatttttttaaagtcaatgattattttcttttattatttatttatcagtGATTTTCGTGACTCCCATGCTTGCCTTGGGGTGACCCATCAAAAGGTTTTCAATTatatcataataaatattacaaaaaatataaagtaaatcCCTTTTAAGACAATTTCAATGTAATTTTGAAGTTATCTTTGAAAAGGCAAGgcaactttcaaatttaaatttatattttttatatttaaaagacaatttcaattaatattaaaaaagtgtTGTAAATTCAAAAATAGTTTCATAAATGTTAtatcttaataaatattttgaaaaattgctatatttttttttttcaaaaagtcaTCCCGTTGCCTATTTGGATGGGAAATAGGGCCCAAATAAACCATGGGCTTCAACTCAGCTTGGGCGGGGCGTTTGGGTTGGACCCAGCCGGATGATAATGTCAGATATCAGAAATAAAGAGTTTTGGAAGGTCAGCTTGAGTGTAAAAATACCGGATGCGTAATCTTGTTATCCACGTGGGTgcgatttattgaattaatttattttcatcgtGTAATTAAAGTGATCGACAATTTAAGACACGGAGATAAACAAATTTTCTTCCACTGAATTTGTTCCCTGTTTTCTTCTGTATCCCCTCGTCATAAAAATCGATTGCGACGATTAAAGTCATCAACAAAGAACACACGTTAAATTGCAAGAAGATGTGATGAAATCATTACAAGCAAGTTATCACAAAGAATGATGAAGCTGCCATAAAATGTGATTAAATTATTTCCTGAAGTGACATGACGAGTTATCATATAATATCACCAAATTGCCATGATTAAATCGCCACTTAATGTGACACCACCAAACGACTAAGCTTTAtatctctttctttctattgCATCATAAAATTTCCCTTCCCGTCATCTTTGTCGTTTTTATCAACAATCTGTGATTACGAACTAATTTCTCTCCATAGTATATTCAAAATTACATTCATCTAGGAAAGTCCGTGCGAAGAAGTTCTGAGTCTTCTGACTAAGGAGAGAAATGTAGTGCAGTCACGAGgctaaaagaaaaaggggaaagtGATTAAGCAAAAGGGCAGAGGGAGGGAGAAAAAATCAGGGCGGAGGGTAGGGGCGGTGGTTGCAGTTTGCCTAAAATGGTGATGGCAAGGGAACAATAACAGGGCTCAAGCACATGTGAACCGTCTCCCAAATAATGCAAAGGGTGGTCCCCTCACCAAGTCATCATCTCCACAGTGACTGAAACTTGCACTATTTCAAGAGGCCAAGGGAATCACAATACATCACTGTCACAATTTCATAAATGCGGGCATGCGAGGTAAGTACACGGGCATAAAGACAACAACAAGCATCAACCATATTGAATAAACATCATCAATCCACCAAAACCATTACAACGTCTATCATTTACCAACAAAACCAACAACTAAGACAATTTCCATTATAGCAGCATGCCCATCCATATCAACGTTTCCTTGGTCCATTAGTTACAAAGCAACCACACCACATAAGAAAAAGCTCAATTTAGGTATGGAGATGAGAGTGGCAATTTCTCGCTCACATGCGCGGAACAAGGAATGAGAGCAGGAATGGTGTATTGGGGCCCTTACACCCGATGAATGATGAAACAGAGTAAGGCTCCTTCATCATGCAATTCCATATACCAGAAAAAGATGACCCCCATTGAAGATTAAAACATGACAAGGATACAAAAAGGGGagaaagtaaaagagtagggtCCCAAATCCACCTAAGCAGAGTTGCACTCTCCTTTTCCCGGGTCCCTCTGTGATAACCAGTCTTCTCATCCACACAACAACCACCACCCCACGCTCAGGTGCGAGTGTTACTTTCTCTAAACCCCACGGCATAACTCTAATGATGAAAATCTCCCTTTTATTGGAACATAATATACTGCTCTTCCTTTTACCACACCTCACCCTCTAGAGACTAGAGTGAGAAATTTCACAGGCCGAAGCTACTGATTTCCAGCTCAATCATGGAAGAAAAGATTCAGATTCGGCACAGTTCGGGCTCTTTCTCCACTATTTCCAATTTTAAGCCCTTATGCTGGAAACTCATCATCTTGCAAAAATCCACATCCAACCCATGTTTACCTAACTTATTCTGGGCAACCATGAACATCTTCTAATACTAATAATGCCAAACAATATTACTAGTACTACTGGCAAGACAAACTGTAGCTCAAGGAGTATCAAGTCCTAAAGCTTTCGCTTTGAACTTCAATGATTTCAAGTAATGGATAGCTTCATCAAGGACCACAATTGCATCCTTGCCCTTCCCACCAGGAATCAAGCTCTGGAGAATGTTCACTGTTTCACGTATTCTGTCTTTCCTCGACCTCTTGTTGCCTGAAAAAGATTGAATTTCTCCTGGCTCTGGATTGTTGCCATCGGCGCAACTAGATTCAGCATCATCCTCGTACTCGAGGGAATTGTCGGGTTTTGCAGAACTTGCAGTGTCCATAAGAGATGGTACATTAAAATCTCCGTTGAATAATTTTCTCCTCTTATTTGACCCATCCGAACTAGCGACTTCTTCTGCTTCCCCCTCAAGCCATTCTTGTCTATCATACACAGTCATTGTGCTAGGTGAATGACCAGTGCTtgtttcttcatcatcttcagaGTAACTGTATTCATCATCCGAATAGAGCAAGGCATTGAGCTCCTCTGTATCCTCATGCATCTCACTCTGCACATCAGTTCCACCATTTTCATTAGATTCATCAGTCAGAATTGGTCCCTGGTGAAAAATCAGATCTCGTTTTGTTCCTTCCTCTCCCCCACTCAAATTATGAGCACCAGAAGGTTTTGGGCTCCAAGAAGTCAAGCACTGGCCAGGAGTACCAATCACAGAACTAAAAACCAATGTTGTTTGATCACCTGACTGATCAAAAACAAGGAATCTCTTCTGAGCACACTCAGAGATAACATTGGGTGCGTTGACCACCCTAGAGTTCCCATAAGGGCCGGCAGGGAGTTTCTCTTTCAGAATGGAATTGGACGCATGTGTGAAGGCCTGCCGGAAACGGGGTAAACAGTAAAACCATCCATGAGGTTCATTTGGTTGGCTGGGGCGTGAATGAGGCAGCACAGAAAATGCGTGTGCTGTCAAAGACCCACTTGTGGGAACCAAATTGGGGCAAGGGTTCATGTATGCAGAAATAATATTTTGCTGCTCCAGTTCAAGCCCCAGTGGAGCACTCAAAGTATTCAAATTGGGTGACAGCCAGCCAGGATGCTGATGGGGAAGCCAGGATCCACAGTCCTTTTCCATCAAACCAAGACGATCACCTAAGAATTAAAAACATACACCCCCAAAAAATCTACAATATATCAGATAAGCcagattaagaaaattaaaaagaaaaaaaggaaagaagagaacaaggtttttttttacaGGCTGGATGTTCTGAAGCGTACCAGAAGCACAATTACAGGTTGCTGATCACTTGTTGTCTCTTTcaggaataaagaaaaaaactaaaaactccAGCTTAACTTGAAATGCGAAGGGGAGAAATCAATCTACGTAACGGGTTTAAGCAAATGACGGAAGTACTCAGCCTGAAAAATGCACCAAAAAATATGCATcatataagaattatttatcaatagCCACAAACAGCATACTGAAGAacaggaattttttaaaatgacaaaacatgcatatattcatgaaaactaaattaaatttatcagGCAAATATCTTGCCAAGCATATCCATATCCAAAACAGAGCAAAATCGACCCGGGAATTATGTAAAGCATATTCGACTAACCTGGCAATCCTGTAAAGGTTGAAAGCATGCTATAACTCTAACAATAATGGTGGCGCTCCCAGCAATCCCATTCTCGTGTTTCAATGCCCGAAATCTTGTTTGGCTCGCTGCTTGGCACACCATAACTACGTCCCGACCCTTCAATAGTAAAACAACAACACTATCTTCCGGCGAACAACAAGTTCCGTAAAACACAGATCGATCAATCAACAAACAAAACCCAACAGCAGATCCCAGAAGAAAATCAACAGCAGATCCCGAGTAGTGCAGAGGAGAAAAAAAGGACAACGGTCTGGAACGAAAATTTCAGGAGAAAAAAAGGACAACGGTCTGGAAcgaaaacttcaagaaatgggtTTGAATATGTTCAGCTAATCCTGCGTACATAGCAGGGAAGGACGACAAAGAGATTGGATCCCATATGGGGGGTATAGTATCAAAGTTAAAGGATTTTCAAGGGTCTAGATCAAAGAAATTACAGAATTACTCTACAATACAGGTTCAAAGACACAACTTTCCGAAAAACATCTACAGAGAGACTTAACCACCACCGCATActgctttttccttttccttcaaaCTATTTGCCAGTATCCTTTCGCCAATACCAATTCAAGATCCCTGCACCAACAATTTACATCAGGATCGGccccaaaaattgaaattgatttaaagTGATGCTGCGTTTGGTGGTTGTTTATAGATCGcgggaagaaagaaaagacaaCTTGGAATCTAAATCGTGCAAGccaagaggaaaagaaaaagtaaaataaaatcaatgtaAACCAAAACTGAAATCCGGCCTCAGTTTGTTGAAAAAACCGAAGGAAAGagcaaacaaataaaaaataattttaaatcaaccAAAGGAGTTATGTGGCGCTCAATTCATCGGCGCTTCTGGTTATCTCCCGtcccaaataatgaaaaattataggatccaaaattttcctttctttttcttagcaaccaaaagGGAAATAGCATTCAGTGGAATTACGCAGCTGAAAAATCAAGTTTTCCCCGTGAATCAGTCAGAGCAGATCAAGCATAGCTCACCACAGAGGAAATAcgtaagaataaaaataaaaaattggaaaggcAATTCAGACAGATAGCAAATCTCCTCGTAATATATTTAGCAGAAaaacaggaaaaagaaaagaaaggaaaattaatttttttttttaaaaaaaaaagtattcgGCTCCATTTGGTTATCGTTCTCGGaaagaacagaaaaaagaaaaagaaaaattcccaaaataCTCCCTCTCCTGTGCATTTAAggcattttcttccctttccctCATATCCggaaatcaaaaagaaaaaaaaaacattggtaGCCATGAAATCGGGAAAGATAAGAGAAACAAcggaaaatttaaaataaaaaataaaaaaaactaaaattcaaCCGGCAGTATAACCAAACATGAAAGCCAAAACTTAGGAGAAATTATGACTTACAGTTGAGTAAGAAGAAGGGAAATCGCCTGAATCCTCGAAGGCCAAAACTCAATCAGACGGAACACAACACTGAAAAAGGCggtggagagagagagacaggAAGAAAGAGGACAATAGTCAAAGTCGAAACTTGGCGAGTAAAGGGCAGAGAAGATTATATAGAAAAGTAATTGACAGAAATAACCCTGATTGGGTGCAGGTTCACCGCACGCTTCATTTGGTACGTGCGTAGTGCACGCAAGATATTAGTGTACAATGATGAAGCATGGAAGATAAGCTCCGTGGGGGCGTGCCCCGTGGGCTGTTGTATCATGACCTGGAGGATGTAAGATGTTATGCTATAACCCAATATCTGGTTAACAACTTAACCCTTTGGTTGCCTTCCAACCACACCCCACTCTTTCCTTCCACTCACCTTTCCTCCTAAGTCCTAACCCACCTCACCTCTCCTCTCTTGCCAGTTGCCAGTATCATCActcctttctattttctcatTCCCAATATTTTTCCTCTTAAGCCCATTTCCTATATTATTCACACAAGTTGAGTA is drawn from Vitis riparia cultivar Riparia Gloire de Montpellier isolate 1030 chromosome 18, EGFV_Vit.rip_1.0, whole genome shotgun sequence and contains these coding sequences:
- the LOC117906603 gene encoding transcription factor bHLH143, translated to MEKDCGSWLPHQHPGWLSPNLNTLSAPLGLELEQQNIISAYMNPCPNLVPTSGSLTAHAFSVLPHSRPSQPNEPHGWFYCLPRFRQAFTHASNSILKEKLPAGPYGNSRVVNAPNVISECAQKRFLVFDQSGDQTTLVFSSVIGTPGQCLTSWSPKPSGAHNLSGGEEGTKRDLIFHQGPILTDESNENGGTDVQSEMHEDTEELNALLYSDDEYSYSEDDEETSTGHSPSTMTVYDRQEWLEGEAEEVASSDGSNKRRKLFNGDFNVPSLMDTASSAKPDNSLEYEDDAESSCADGNNPEPGEIQSFSGNKRSRKDRIRETVNILQSLIPGGKGKDAIVVLDEAIHYLKSLKFKAKALGLDTP